Proteins encoded in a region of the Stieleria neptunia genome:
- the galE gene encoding UDP-glucose 4-epimerase GalE: MNVLVVGGAGYIGSHAVRLLTEAGHQVTVYDNLSRGHRQAVPDGMLVEGELADRAKLTGVLKDKQIDAVMHFAAFALVNESVNDPALYYRNNVVAAIELLDAMREADVKKIVFSSTTATYGEPDTIPIAETTLQQPINPYGFTKLVFEQALADYAAAYGFGYAALRYFNAAGARPDGSIGEDHTPESHLIPIVLQVALGQREAITVFGDDYPTPDGTCVRDYIHVDDLGAAHLTALEKLQPGKGICVNLGTGRGTSVREIIQACREVTGHPIPEVMGARRAGDPPELVADARLAAELLGWKTQYNDVKRIVETAWKWHQSHPNGYSDALH, translated from the coding sequence ATGAATGTTTTGGTTGTCGGTGGTGCCGGTTACATCGGTTCGCACGCCGTTCGTTTGCTCACCGAAGCTGGCCACCAGGTCACCGTCTACGACAATCTCTCGCGGGGCCACCGCCAGGCGGTTCCGGACGGCATGCTGGTCGAAGGCGAATTGGCCGACCGGGCGAAATTGACCGGCGTGTTGAAAGACAAACAGATCGACGCGGTGATGCACTTCGCCGCCTTTGCGTTGGTCAATGAGTCGGTCAATGATCCCGCACTCTACTACCGCAACAACGTCGTCGCGGCGATCGAATTGCTCGACGCGATGCGCGAAGCCGACGTCAAAAAAATCGTCTTCAGCAGCACGACGGCGACCTACGGCGAGCCCGACACGATTCCCATCGCGGAAACGACGCTTCAGCAGCCCATCAACCCCTACGGGTTTACCAAGCTGGTGTTTGAACAGGCGCTCGCCGATTACGCCGCGGCGTACGGGTTCGGCTATGCGGCACTCCGCTACTTCAACGCCGCCGGCGCGCGACCGGACGGATCGATCGGCGAAGACCACACCCCGGAATCGCATCTGATCCCGATCGTCTTGCAAGTGGCGCTCGGCCAACGCGAGGCGATCACCGTGTTCGGCGACGACTACCCGACACCCGACGGCACCTGCGTCCGCGACTACATTCATGTCGACGACCTCGGCGCCGCTCACCTGACCGCGTTGGAAAAACTGCAGCCCGGCAAAGGCATCTGTGTCAACCTGGGGACCGGGCGGGGCACCAGCGTCCGCGAGATCATCCAAGCCTGCCGCGAGGTCACCGGCCATCCGATCCCCGAAGTGATGGGAGCGCGGCGGGCAGGCGATCCGCCGGAGCTGGTTGCCGATGCGAGGTTGGCGGCCGAGTTGCTGGGTTGGAAAACCCAGTACAACGACGTCAAACGGATCGTTGAAACCGCCTGGAAGTGGCATCAGAGCCACCCGAACGGCTATTCCGACGCTTTGCACTAG
- a CDS encoding ferredoxin family protein — translation MTHIVAEPCVGCKYTDCVVVCPVECFYEGEQMVYIHPEECIDCEACVPECPVEAIFHEDNLPEEWKSYIELNAQKSEECEVITEKKEPLADD, via the coding sequence ATGACTCATATCGTCGCCGAACCCTGCGTGGGTTGCAAATACACCGATTGTGTCGTCGTTTGCCCCGTCGAATGCTTCTACGAGGGCGAGCAAATGGTGTACATCCACCCCGAAGAGTGCATCGATTGCGAAGCCTGCGTGCCCGAGTGTCCGGTCGAGGCGATCTTCCACGAAGACAATCTGCCCGAGGAGTGGAAGAGCTACATCGAATTGAACGCTCAAAAGTCTGAAGAGTGCGAGGTGATCACCGAAAAGAAAGAACCTCTGGCAGACGATTGA
- a CDS encoding HNH endonuclease: MSQSLLDSHVLILNRFYMAIRVVDVRRTLTLLYRQCAEVISHEAGQFISYDFDSWCEMSQLNAIEKQPGDDFIQAVGFEMQVPRIARLTRFDRMPMQTVRFNRKNLFARDEHTCQYCGKDYPTHKLSLDHVVPRSQGGPTTWENIVACCLRCNSRKGGRTPKQAGMKLRTKPAKPRFNPLVTHSVNDPRYDCWKTFLPAAG, encoded by the coding sequence ATGAGTCAGAGTTTGCTGGACAGTCACGTTTTGATTTTGAACCGATTTTACATGGCCATTCGCGTGGTCGATGTACGTCGAACGTTGACGCTGTTGTATCGCCAATGTGCCGAGGTGATCAGCCACGAGGCGGGCCAGTTCATCAGCTATGACTTTGACAGCTGGTGCGAGATGAGTCAGCTCAACGCGATCGAAAAGCAACCCGGCGATGACTTCATTCAAGCGGTCGGGTTTGAGATGCAAGTTCCACGCATCGCCCGTTTGACGCGTTTCGACCGGATGCCGATGCAGACGGTTCGTTTTAATCGCAAGAACCTGTTTGCCCGCGACGAACACACCTGCCAGTACTGCGGCAAGGACTATCCGACGCACAAGTTGAGCTTGGATCACGTCGTGCCGCGGAGCCAGGGAGGGCCGACGACCTGGGAAAACATCGTCGCGTGTTGTTTGCGCTGCAACAGCCGCAAGGGCGGCCGCACGCCCAAGCAAGCGGGCATGAAGCTGCGAACCAAGCCGGCCAAGCCACGGTTCAACCCGCTGGTCACGCATTCGGTCAATGACCCGCGTTACGACTGCTGGAAGACGTTTCTGCCGGCCGCCGGTTGA
- a CDS encoding FHA domain-containing protein — translation MTLKVLHGADRGKVFGDLTPPFTVGREEVNDIQLNDERVSRCHFKIQRDNDRLVLTDLDSTNGTKVNGVEYPLKILRSGDLISVGRSLMLVGSEEEIAARLAALGSENPTMSREMSSSESSVALELSQEKSPFQMDIASVREIPSIPDNLSPGQKAQLCEILDFLQHRLCKLVETAKIDESSQSVTLKLSSWQRLLGVQARLGEMHRKIADPDWNGE, via the coding sequence GTGACGTTGAAAGTTCTTCACGGCGCTGATCGCGGCAAAGTCTTCGGCGATCTCACTCCACCGTTCACGGTGGGGCGAGAAGAAGTCAATGACATCCAACTCAACGACGAGCGTGTCAGCCGTTGCCACTTCAAGATCCAGCGTGACAACGACCGTTTGGTGCTGACCGATTTGGACAGCACCAACGGGACCAAGGTCAACGGGGTGGAATATCCGCTGAAAATCCTTCGCAGCGGTGACCTGATCTCCGTCGGCCGTAGCCTGATGTTGGTCGGTTCCGAAGAAGAGATTGCGGCGCGGTTGGCGGCACTGGGCAGCGAAAACCCGACCATGTCACGCGAGATGTCTTCGTCGGAGAGTTCCGTCGCACTCGAATTGAGTCAGGAGAAATCGCCCTTCCAAATGGACATCGCGTCGGTCCGAGAAATCCCCTCGATTCCGGACAACTTGAGCCCGGGGCAAAAAGCACAACTGTGCGAGATCTTGGATTTCTTGCAACACCGTCTGTGCAAACTGGTGGAGACGGCCAAGATCGACGAGTCCAGTCAATCGGTGACCCTGAAGTTGAGTTCCTGGCAACGACTGTTGGGTGTCCAGGCACGCCTGGGCGAAATGCACCGCAAGATCGCCGACCCCGATTGGAACGGCGAGTGA
- the xerD gene encoding site-specific tyrosine recombinase XerD codes for MAKRRTKLQLMQESGPPEKPSHSADTIREEFLNYLRGECHLADNTIEAYGRDLNRFIGWVGKRRLDSIRVGDLTQFMGTLSEAGLAPASVSRAVVAIRTFFKYLQLEGTVSENPAELLAAQKMWQRMPGVLSQRQVDQFLRAPRRSDAFWLRDVAMLEVLYATGCRASEVCSLRVRDLSLDQKHLKCTGKGGKQRMVPIGNRAIAAIERYCEQLRGELAAKPPHPPDELFLSRSGRALDRIQLWRLVKHYAKRVGIDSGISPHSLRHSFATHLLAGGADLRQVQEMLGHASIQTTQIYTHVEHSRLKRVHQQYHPRA; via the coding sequence GTGGCCAAACGACGAACCAAGTTGCAATTGATGCAGGAGTCGGGGCCGCCCGAGAAACCTTCGCACTCGGCCGACACCATCCGAGAGGAATTTTTGAACTATCTGCGTGGCGAGTGCCACCTGGCTGACAACACGATTGAAGCTTACGGGCGGGATCTCAACCGTTTCATCGGCTGGGTGGGAAAACGACGCCTGGATTCGATTCGCGTCGGCGACCTGACCCAGTTCATGGGCACCCTGTCCGAAGCGGGCCTCGCGCCGGCTTCGGTGTCCCGCGCGGTCGTCGCCATTCGCACCTTCTTCAAATATTTACAGTTGGAAGGGACGGTCAGCGAAAATCCGGCGGAGCTGCTGGCGGCCCAAAAAATGTGGCAGCGGATGCCGGGCGTGCTGTCGCAGCGGCAAGTCGACCAGTTTCTGCGCGCCCCACGCCGATCCGACGCGTTTTGGCTGCGCGACGTCGCGATGTTGGAAGTCTTGTACGCGACCGGATGCCGTGCCAGTGAAGTTTGTTCGCTGCGGGTCCGCGACCTTTCCTTGGACCAAAAACATCTCAAGTGCACCGGCAAAGGCGGCAAGCAACGCATGGTCCCGATCGGCAATCGGGCGATCGCGGCGATCGAACGTTATTGTGAACAGCTGCGTGGGGAACTGGCCGCGAAACCACCGCACCCGCCGGACGAACTATTTCTTTCCCGCAGCGGACGGGCACTCGATCGCATTCAACTTTGGCGTCTGGTCAAGCACTACGCCAAACGGGTCGGCATCGATTCGGGGATCAGCCCCCACTCGTTGCGTCACAGTTTTGCGACGCACTTACTGGCCGGCGGGGCGGACCTTCGACAAGTGCAAGAGATGCTCGGCCACGCCAGCATCCAGACGACGCAAATCTACACCCACGTCGAGCACTCCAGGCTGAAACGGGTGCACCAACAGTACCATCCACGGGCCTGA
- a CDS encoding class I SAM-dependent rRNA methyltransferase produces MSQPTPQQLRVKPGRQFPFLARHPWVHAHALISDGNRFSDGGNLQRGDIVELVDMDGNFLGRGLVNPHSRLRVRLYTYESTTPIDDALWTGRIDAAIARRRLSRAAEPDEAERLIFSESDLISGLIVDRYADCLGVQFTAGALMNWRQTILDHLQQVTGCRQIVVRVDEKTAKYEGLDPESGTLAIPGADLNEPVKYRQNGLDLTVDLVGGQKTGGYLDQRLNHETAAGYLRGKRVLDVCCYTGGFGLVAARQGAENVLGIDSSASAIAAATESAQRNGVADRMSFLQEDCFDALKRLGDEGQQFDAVILDPPRFAGSRHQVDQALRAYRRLNSLAVDLLPPGGILVTCSCSGRVSRSEFLNMLVDVGRRQRRDLIVLENRGPAPDHPLAVGCPESDYLKCVIAQVV; encoded by the coding sequence GTGTCCCAACCCACCCCCCAACAGCTCCGTGTCAAACCGGGACGACAGTTTCCTTTTCTCGCCCGGCATCCCTGGGTCCATGCCCATGCGTTGATCAGTGACGGCAACCGGTTCAGCGACGGCGGCAACCTGCAACGCGGTGACATCGTCGAGCTGGTGGACATGGACGGCAATTTCCTGGGCCGCGGCTTGGTCAATCCCCACAGCCGACTACGGGTGCGTTTGTACACATACGAAAGCACCACGCCGATCGACGATGCACTTTGGACCGGGCGGATCGACGCGGCGATCGCTCGGCGGCGACTTTCCCGGGCGGCGGAACCGGACGAAGCCGAGCGATTGATTTTCAGCGAATCCGATCTGATCAGCGGCCTGATCGTCGACCGATACGCCGATTGTCTCGGTGTCCAGTTCACCGCCGGGGCGTTGATGAACTGGCGCCAGACGATTCTCGATCACCTGCAGCAGGTGACCGGGTGCCGTCAGATCGTGGTCCGCGTGGATGAAAAAACCGCCAAGTATGAGGGGCTGGATCCGGAGTCGGGCACCTTGGCGATCCCCGGGGCGGACCTCAACGAGCCGGTCAAGTACCGCCAGAACGGACTCGATTTGACGGTCGACCTGGTCGGCGGCCAAAAAACCGGCGGCTACCTGGATCAGCGGCTTAATCACGAAACCGCGGCGGGCTATTTGCGTGGAAAACGCGTCTTAGATGTGTGCTGTTACACCGGCGGGTTCGGTTTGGTGGCGGCGCGACAGGGTGCGGAAAACGTGTTGGGAATTGACTCGAGTGCGTCGGCGATCGCGGCGGCCACCGAGTCGGCACAACGAAACGGGGTCGCCGATCGGATGTCGTTCTTGCAGGAAGATTGCTTTGACGCACTCAAGCGGCTCGGCGATGAGGGGCAACAATTTGACGCCGTGATTCTGGATCCCCCGCGATTTGCCGGCTCGCGTCATCAGGTCGACCAGGCCTTGCGCGCCTACCGGCGATTGAACAGTTTGGCCGTTGACCTGCTTCCCCCCGGCGGGATTCTGGTCACGTGCAGCTGCAGCGGTCGTGTTTCACGCAGCGAGTTCTTGAACATGCTGGTGGATGTGGGGCGACGCCAGCGTCGGGACCTGATCGTTTTGGAAAATCGAGGGCCGGCCCCGGATCACCCGCTGGCCGTCGGTTGCCCGGAAAGTGATTATTTAAAATGCGTGATCGCCCAGGTGGTCTAG